The DNA segment ttcactcagttttagtttgtaacccggatttgtttgtttttttctctattgatttatgaattttgtacaacggtttactactgttgcctttatttacctcagacaactgtttttataaatataattgatttgtcatttttcatctcatttatttagattttcatGTGTACTTGTAGTTACCTTAGACAGCTGGTCTCTAAAATTGTATGGCACTTCAACAGATCCATGGACAAGTGAGTATATTTCATTAAGAAATAATAAATCGaatgaaattaaaactttaGTTGGGTGTCGTGTGTTCGTAGAAAGTTTATAGAAGAGCAATCGCATTATGATTGAAAGGACAATACATTCAactcatgtatttttttctgagcTCGGCATTACAAGTATGACCAATAATCCGCAAAACAActtgtgaaaaaaaaagttattttataaaattaattacaatcaattatataaacatgtgtTGTTTGGCTCTTCAtgtattaattaaatttttagctgcaatttgtttttactagttttttttattgtataaattgatGTCATGATCATTGATGGTTTTGTAGTGAACAACACTATTGCAATATAAAAtgaacggtaccaattttcttgcaccagatgcgcatttcgacataacatgtctcTTTGAAGTGATGCTtatggccaaaatatttgaaatccaaagcttatataaaagatgaagagctataatccaaaaggtccaaaaagtataggaaatatatgataactaagttttatatatcaatgaatGATCTTGAAACCTTGAAATGGTAttggttttggaataaagaatatgtatattaaattaaatgtataaaatgcctagaaaatcaacctaTCGATGTTAGGGTAGATTTGATTCGTAACTTCCTCCCCGGCGCCGGGGCTGGAACCTgtacttttttatttctaactttTACGACAACACCGCCTAACATTGCGCATGCAGATACCTTATCCCTACCTCTAACTCAAGCTAATACGGTTCGTCTACTAGAGACCTTATCCCTACCTCTAACTCAAGCTAATACGGTTCGTCTActctaaatatatgttttttatatgttatagtCTGTTTTAGTGCTTCATATATGCCTTAAATGTTACCAGTTAACGTGATGCTGTTTTGTAAACCATTAATTTGTCTGctgcaatttttgttttaaattgtatttgttattatacatatatgtttttatatttgacgAACAGCTCATCAGagcttattttcaaatgttcGTCAAcatgcaaattaaaaataaagttttacttaCTTAGTTCTTACTTACTTCAACATATGATACAGTTTGTATGGtaaatttaataacatttttccaacgaaaaaaaatcaaaaattgttcaaagtattaattaGTGTTTAATAATCTTAGGTGCCTATATTAATGtgaatttcattatcttttgtaaaatatatgattggaaaacatttaattttatatttcagcatCAGATATCCATGAATAAAGCATATATCAGACATGTCAGATAAGACCGGTTTAcgatttacaaattttatatatttttttacttagtAGTTTAAATTCTTCAAGGACACTTGTAATATTTTCAAGcttttatctacatgtattgtTTGATAATACTACTTTCGatttaatattatacatgtaatttgttGACATGAAATACTTGTTTTATCCGGTTTTACTGTTAAAATATCTCCAGACcaatattatttgttaatttttttgttaatgttgtCGTTATCATGGactattttaaactttaatatttttgtagtcGTGGAACAAACAACTTCACCAACTGCAGCAGACATAACTACACACTTAGATGTCACAACTAAAAATGTTCTTACAACTGAGGTTTCGACGGAGCCAATAACACAACGTACAACAACAATACAAACAACAAAGATAACAACTGAATCAACAACAAGCACACCAAATATACCAACTACAGAAGTTACAACTGAATCAACAACAAGCACACCAAATATACCAACTACAGAAGTTACAACTGAATCAACAACAAGCACACCAAATATACCAACTACAGAAGTTACAACTGAATCAACAACAAGCACACCAAACATACCAACTACAGAAATTACAACTGAATCTACAACAAGCACACCAAACATACCAACTACAGAAGTTACAACTGAATCTACAACAAGCACACCAAATATACCAACTACAGAAGTTACAACTGAATCAACAACAAGCACACCAAATATACAAACTACAGAAGTTACAACTGAATCTACAACAAGCACACCAAACATACCAACTACAGAAGTTACAACTGAATCAACAACAAGCACACCAAACATACCAACTACAGAAGTTACAACTGAATCTACAACAAGCACACCAAATATACCAACTACAGAAGTTACAACTGAATCAACAACAAGCACACCAAATATACCAACTACAGAAGTTACAACTGAATCAACAACAAGCACACCAAATATACCAACTACAGAAGTTACAACTGAATCTACAACAAGCACACCAAATATACCAACTACAGAAGTTACAACTGAATCAACGACAAGCACACCAAATATACCAACTACAGAAGTTACAACTGAATCAACAACAACAAGCACACAAAATATACCAACTACAGAAGTTACAACTGAATCAACAACAAGCACACCAAATATACCAACTACAGAAGTTACAACTGAATCAACAACAAGCACACAAAACATACCAACTACAGAAGTTACGACTGAATCAACAACAACAAGAACACCAAATATACCAACTACAGAAGTTATAACTGAATCTACGACTACGTTGTCAACTATGAAACTTACAACTGAATCAATTACACCAAATATACCAACTACAGAAGTAACAGCTGAATCTACGACTATACTGCCAACAATGAAAGTTACAACTGAATCAACAACACCAATTATAACAACGACAGCAAATGAGGGAATAACAACTGAATCTACAAAAACAATTACGCCAACGATAACGGCTATGGAAGTTACAACTGAATCTACAACACAAAATGCGCCAACCATGACACCAATGGAAGTTACAACTGAATCTACAACACAAAATGCGCCAACCATGCCACCAATGGAAGTTACAACTGAATCTACAACACAAAATGCACCAACCATGCCTCCAATGGAAGTTACAACTGAATCTTCGACACGAATTACGTCAACAATGTCATCTTTGGACGTTACAACTGAATCTA comes from the Mytilus trossulus isolate FHL-02 chromosome 3, PNRI_Mtr1.1.1.hap1, whole genome shotgun sequence genome and includes:
- the LOC134709911 gene encoding mucin-2-like — protein: MPLTEIVQYLTGGGPQHAPNYHTGGGPQHVPNYHTRGGPQHASNYHTRGGPQHAPNYHTGGGPQSTTSSDSDSIIVTSGDCSSIQYLEHVVADITFSYTGFRGVTQLYLVSPSGTRSHLLHYRNQDAIDNQAAGSLTWDFMSVHFWKENPIGSWTLEISLRLALGTVTLDSWSLKLYGTSTDPWTIVEQTTSPTAADITTHLDVTTKNVLTTEVSTEPITQRTTTIQTTKITTESTTSTPNIPTTEVTTESTTSTPNIPTTEVTTESTTSTPNIPTTEVTTESTTSTPNIPTTEITTESTTSTPNIPTTEVTTESTTSTPNIPTTEVTTESTTSTPNIQTTEVTTESTTSTPNIPTTEVTTESTTSTPNIPTTEVTTESTTSTPNIPTTEVTTESTTSTPNIPTTEVTTESTTSTPNIPTTEVTTESTTSTPNIPTTEVTTESTTSTPNIPTTEVTTESTTTSTQNIPTTEVTTESTTSTPNIPTTEVTTESTTSTQNIPTTEVTTESTTTRTPNIPTTEVITESTTTLSTMKLTTESITPNIPTTEVTAESTTILPTMKVTTESTTPIITTTANEGITTESTKTITPTITAMEVTTESTTQNAPTMTPMEVTTESTTQNAPTMPPMEVTTESTTQNAPTMPPMEVTTESSTRITYN